In the Pan paniscus chromosome 19, NHGRI_mPanPan1-v2.0_pri, whole genome shotgun sequence genome, gaaTCTGTCCACAGGCCTCCCCATTTTATGATGAAAAAATGCCCAGAGAGGTagaataacttgtccaagatcacacagctggaagTGTGTCCAGTGATCACAGAGCTGGAAGTCCAGTGGAGCTGGGAATGTGGGTACTGAGCGCAGGGCCTGCCCTGTTACCCACACTGTAGAGGGAAACACCAACGCCCATCCTGGTGGCTCTACTTTTGCTCTGAAAGTGGACTATAGGCAGGAGCCAAGTCCTCGCCAGCTGTGAGAGCgttcccttctcttttctgccAATCACAAGCTCTCCTGCCAAGTAGTGCTGGGGTTTGTTtcgtgtttttcttttttgagacaggctctcactctgtcacccaggatagagagCAGCCTTGACCTaccaggcttaagtgatcttctcacctcaggctccagagagtagttgggaccacaggctcacgccaccacgcccggctaatttttatattttttttgtagagacaatgtctcaccgtgtcacccaggaTGGTGAACTCCTGAACAATCcgctgccttggtctcccaaagtgctgggatcacaggcgtgtgtcATTGTGCCCTGCTCCACTAGTGCTGTTTTTACCACCTAAATTCCCGTTTCAATtgtccaaaaaaaacaaacaaacaaaaaaaaggttatGCCACTGTTTCTTTGCTGCTCAGATTTGGAATCATTTTGCACATACGTGTTTTCAACTGCCCCTGCTAACAGGGGAGCTCCTCACAGATAGGCGTCAGGTCTTTTAATTTCATCATGTGCTTTACTCCTAGTGCCTGAATTAACTAGTTTTCTGCATGCAGCTAATGCCCAGTGTGTCAGAAGATGCTGGCGTTTGAAAGACTCAGAGACTTCTCTTCAGTAATTTGACAAGCACTTATGAAATGCCATTCACATACAAATCTTTCTTACCCTCCCATCTAAAACAGTATGGCTGATGGGCCATTATCTCTCAGAAAAATGTATTATAGCTCCATATGGTAGAATGACCAGGAAGAAGTTTCATCTGGCAAGTCAATGTTTATTAAGAACTGACGGTGTGCACAGCATCACGCCAGGctggcaaaaaacaaaataatcctaAGCGATCATCCTTGGCCTAAAAAAGGCCTGAATACTACATTATAACGATCTAAAATCCAAACATCTTTTAGTGTGTCTTATAGTTCATTAAATTTTTGAACTGTTAAACACTGTGACTTGACTGCTTAGTCTGGGGAAGCAAAAACTATGTTGGCACAGCCTGAAACACTTGGGAAAATTTATTGCAAAGCAAGGATGCAGCATTGAGGGTTAAATAGCTACAAAGCAGGAAATGATGTGAACTTTAACAACTGGCTTAGAAAGCTAACATCTCTTGAGAAAATAATCCtctgtaaaaaaacaaaatacaaaaagccaaaGCACACTTCATTTAGTGGAATATATTATGCAGGACACAGAAAAGGCCAGTATGTTCTACAGCCATGTGCAGGAAATGATCTGGTTAAGACTAAAGGGCAGGGACAATGGGTTCTGAAAAATCAAACATGCAAACCAACACACTTTCAGACAGACTCAGGCAAGCAGTCCATCTAACCCTAAACATCTGTTAACAAATTCCTCCAAATTGCTGCTCAGACTAGGGGCAAAAACATCTTAATGCACCTGACACTGGAGCCACACACATACTCGGCACAATGGCAACTGCCCGCAGGCAGCTTTGAAATGCTGCCTTCTCTACAAATGGCCTAAGTTCTAATCATCTGTCTCTATCTGATCAGAAAAACGTTTCCACCATGTGAACTTCCACCTTTCTGTCTCAGACCAGCCCAACCAGGTAATTTTCACCTCTGCCTATTCCCCTTCAATTTAACTGCTTCCTCTTCAGGTTTTTGTCTTAGAAAAAGGGATTCTCTGTCTAGGTCTAGTCTCTGTGGCAATGCACAAAGTTCCTGTCATTTCCAGTTGGTTTCCTCATCATCAGTCTTCTTCAGACACCCCCAAAACAGATGGCGCTCAGAGATCTGAACTCCAGCCCCCACGATCTGTCAAGTGCAGGCCGACCCTCACCGCGGGCCTGGCTTACGTTAGTGGTGAAGGTTCGAGACAGAAGCTCTTCTCGCTGTCTCTCCTGCTGCTCCCTTGCATGGCGCCGATGCTGGAAGTTTCTGAGCGCAGTCTGCAGGTGCTGGACATCATACTTTAACTggtcaacccgactggaattgaTGGAGAGAGAGATTAAATTCCAGGAACTCAGGGCAGCAGAATCTGAGGGGGCCAGGCTTTGTACTGAGGAAAGACGGCGTTTCCTTACTTCTCCCTACACCACCCCACACTATACCCCCTCACCACAAGATCTAATTTTGATCAACGATGTTGAAAGTCAAGAAGAAACTTGTGGTTAAAGTGAGATGGTAGCACATAAGATTCTGGCAGCTTGACTTCAGAATCTGTTGCTCTCTGATTCTGGATGCATGACAGAGAACAGGGGACAGGAAGCAGGCTCACTGACCTCTTCTTGACCTTCTATGGATTATATGGCTCTCCTGGAAGAAGCCCAAGGGCATCTTTGAGGTAAAGCATCCACAAAGTTTCATAAAACTTTTGGAAACAGGCgctgggggtggaggtggcaAGGGtggtttcattttaatttcatgctGGAGTATCAAACATTAGATCAGCATTTCATTATGGGTGGACTGATTGAAGTGATTTTTCATTTCAACCCAAGAAGAACCCAGCAGGAACCAAAGAGCAGAACAAAACTCCATGGCAACATTAGGCTTCAGGTGGCTATGGATCTAGTCAAAAAACAGAACTGGAGGCAAAATttcaaaatgacaccaaagaGGTAAGGGGTCACAAGGTTTCTGAGTCACAAACCTCACAGGCTATTTATTTTGAGGGGCATCACTCAGATAGAATTGTGCCCTTTGAGGGGGCTTTTTCTTTGCATAGTCATAGTTTTTCAACATGTACGTTGGTTTTCAGAATATTCTATCACCTCCCCCGGGGAGAAAAGCCTGTCTTGATGGGCCTGGAGTATCAGAGCCATGTCAGAGGTCAGCACTTACAGTTTGGCATTTTGCCTTTTGTTAGGGGGCTCCTTGCTGGACAAAATCTCCAGACGTTCTAGACGGCTGAATATCTGGTCTATGCTTGCTTGGATTTCGTTTTCTACTactgtacaaaaaagaaaaaagaattgctgGAAAAGAGATAGTGAACTTAAATTACAATGAtaaatcacagatttttttttcaatatccaATAAACTAGAACTACATatttcaaaaggagaaaaatgtataCACTAATGAATAACAGAAAAAATTCAAGTTAGGCCGTAAATGTTGTTTTGAAAAAAGTACATGTATATAGCTGTTAATGACATAACAatgccaatttttttaaaaagctgaaggtAAATCTGTAGAAATAAATTTCCTACCTttagaaaataaacatgcaaagGTTGTCCAAATAAATACTTTAAGCTAAATTTTCTGATATAGGTCTCTTTTCCTTTGGGATTCTCAGACGTGGATTATAAATACCTAGAAAAAGGCTGCCAATTGAATTCCCTATagtaatgagttttttttttttattaaaaaaaaaaaaagcataaaggaAGGGGAAGATTAGTATGTGAAACATACAGAGAAGAGTTCCCTTAAGGCTTTCTTCCCTTAAAGCTTTCTGTAAGAATGGGTGGGCTGAGCAATGTTGACGTCcccaaaataaaccaaatatcaATAGGAAAGGCCCAGGAAAGAATCCACAGAGGTAAAGAGATACGACAAATACGGTCATTTTCCTTATCCCTTTCGATAAGACAGTCAAAATGACCTCTTTCCATTTCTAATCATGTAACAATGAGATTGCTGAGAAGGCAAACAAAGTCCGATGAACAAAGAAGCTAAACTGTGCACAAAAGAAAGCATCCAGACTGCTTCTTGCCCCATAAAGAAGTGACAGCAGTGACACTGCCCCTTCCTAGCCCTTTGCGCCCACAGTGAACAAAGACAGTTGAGATTAGAACAAGGTGGGGCACAGAACCAAGAACAGAGCTGCTTTTGAAGCTGCGAAAGGAGACATGAGAGAACAGGAGGAATGGGTCCTGAGGGAGCCCAGCAGTGGGGTGGGTAGGCAGCCCCCGCAGGTGGTGTCCATATGACCAACTCAGAAAAAGGACCTTTcctcagaatagaaaaaaaaaaaaaatgaaaaaaaaaccaaaaaaccagcatgcttctcaaaagaaaccATGCTGTGGGAACTAAACTAATTAATATTGCTGTTCGTTTCTGAATAATCCTCCTAAGAAGCCACAGTTCTCAGCTCAGAAGAAATGGCCAATTCCAGTTAAACATCTCTGAATTTTTATGGAGTACATTCCTCTAAGGACTAGGTAATTAGATTAAGACAGATGGAGGCAAGCGCTTCCATTCCCATAGGGCCATGTCAGGTTGAGTGGAGGGGTAATGGGGGATAAGACTTGTGGGATTCCAAAGGGCACACTCAGGGAAATCAGTGACTTTGCCATAGGGTTTTTCTGTCCACCCTAACAACAAAACTCATTCCACGCTGAATCATTAAGCCCCCGAGGCAGAGTGCAGTCAGGAAGCCCAGCCCATTAGCACCCTGTCATCAGAGAAAGGACTCTGGTCTCCACAGTTAATTACTCACTGTGCACAGACTGCTTGTCTGCCGTCTCCAGGCGTCCCATGCAAGACTGGATCTCGTGGACCTGCCTAtcaaaggaagagggaggaaatgAGTGAGACAGGAGTAATCAACAGCGCTTCAGTCAGGAAGGACAATTTTTCTGATGCCAACATGTAACTGATTTAAATCGACAGCATCACTGAACTGTAAAATTTGTATGTGGCACTTTAGGTCCCACGTTTTGGCATGGTTTCTAATATCTTAACTACTAACAATAACACTGATAGGCAGATTATGGGTGCTTACCATATCCAAGATACTCTGCCAAATCAATAACCCTATGAGGAAAGTAccattatcatcctcattttataaaaactgaagcccagaaaggttatgtaacttgttcaagatcacacagcaagtgaTAAACCTCAAACTGAACCCGGCCAATCCTACTTTCTGTTCTACGACCTAATGTGCTAAGCACTGGCCTGTACTAGGAAGAGTCAAAGGGCAAGGGAGATATAATCCTTGTCCTTGAGAAACAACATAATGAGGAATGACAGGCTAAACAGACATGAACAAGCCCTGGGAAGATTCACCAGAAAAGCAATACACATAAgtataaacaaacagaaagaggGGCAGCTCTGCACAGCGGTGTCACAGGCAAGCAGACAGAGGGGTGGGGCTGAGAAAGAGAAACCAGGTAAGTTATGTGGATGGAAAGAGTTCTGAGCATCGCTGTGAAGAAGGGAGACATCATTTGGTGATGGAAGATAGAAGAAAATGATATGCAAAAATTCATTCAAGACATGTGGATTACAAGTAGGGTGGGCTGCTTGAAAGGGAATCGGGTCGGGGGAGAGGATGCTGAAGTGACTCACTGGAGGAAACCATTCAGAGGAAGACCCTGAGACAGGGACCTCCTGTTTGGTAAACATCTTTCTCCGACAATATCAAGGAACGAAGGAACTGCCATCTCATTTGGAAATGCAACACTGTACCCTGGATCTGGGTAACACTCTCTGGAGGCTTCCCACGGTCTGGCCAAGGTCATCCTCAAGACCCCCTTCCTAATGGTCCTCCATGATCAGTCCTCGGGATACTGCTTATGCTGGCCCCACCATCCACTTCCTGGTGCTCACGGTGGAGGTTTCCCCAAGTTAGGGCCCACATGAAGGGGGCCTGCTGGACTCTCACATCATCCCCAACGCTGGAGGAAAGGTCAGCAACCATTCTGCATCGTGAGCAATGCAAACCAGGACCCCAAATTTACCAATGCCAGCCAGGCACCCAACTTTGGCTTCAGCTTGTGCCCAGTCTTTTCCAGGGCTTCCCTATGGCCTCCAGATATGCCCTCGGGCACCAAAAGAAGCTGGGTGAGCTGTCAAATGACTCCCCAGGGTGCTCCTAGGCAAGACCTGTGGCCCTGAGAAGCAACTAGAAATCACTGCTAGAGTCCGAGACCAGGCCGTTGCTTCCGGAAAGTAAGTCTGGGATATTGTGGGATGATGCGGGGGTGTGGAGGTATGGGGGCTGATGTAGGAATGCAGCCTGAGGTAGCCGACACCTGAAGCAGGGCAACCAAGGGAACAGGTACAGGGGACCGGAGGGTAACGGGGACAGAAAGGAGAATTAGGACTCTAAGGAAGTCCTGACGCAGGCTGTGAGGTAAATTTTCAATGCTGATTTAACAGAAAAATCTGAAAGTTGGTAATATGATCAACACGAACAGTGACATAATAAAAAGGGGGGAGGTAAAGAATAGCCAAGACCACTCTGAAGGAGGGGGAGGAATGACTTGTCCCACCTGCCATTATGACTTACAAAGCAGTAACAATGGAAACAATATGGCGGCAGTGCAGGTGCAGACAGACAAGGAAAGGCAAACCCTACAGCTGGCCCAAGAGGAAAGAAACAGCCTAGACACAGCCCCACGTTATTTGGGAGCTTTTGAAAGAAGGGACTACAATAAATGCCAACAGCTCCGGTTTGTTACCCGTACAGAAAAAGGCCACCTCAggtaacacataaaaataaactcaagctCACTTAAAACCCAAATGGAAAAAGCAAAGCAGCTTTCAAACTTTCTGAAGAAAATACAGGTGTGCATAAATGACCTCGGGTTACagaagatttcttaaataagacaaaaTCCAAAAACTACCCACCCCCACAAAACCCacaaaccacaaagaaaaaaatggatacatctgacaacatgaaaacaaaaaacttctgtaCACCAAAgccacaaaataaacaaatgaatggcaCAGACTGGAGGGTATCTGCAGCAGATAACAAAGGATTGACGtgcagaaaatatataaagaattgttACAAATCAATACAAAAAGTCAAACaaggcattttttttaaatgaaaaaagggcaaatgacagaaaagaaaacccaaatggTCAATCAATATACAAAATGACACTCAACtaggaaaacacaaatgaaaagcaATGAGATCACATTTCTTCAGCCCATCAAactgacaaatattttaaagtttgggGACATATGCATTAATAAGGAAATAGGGAAACTAGAACTCTCATACCCAGCTGGTAGGATTATAAATTGGTAAAACACTTTAAATGCTTTCTGACAATAACTAGTAGAATAAAGCATGTGTCCATGCTATGACCCAGAAGTTTGAGGAATGTGTCCTAGAGAGGTTCTGGCATACCCTGAGGAGATGTACATGGCAGGACGTTCATCAAAGCACTTTTGTACAGGCCCATAATCCACTGACTTTTCCCATCAAATCTCTATTTGCTTTGAACCAATCAGAGACGATGTGGCCAATAATACAATTCCAGCGGCTACATTTCATGCtaagaaaacaaagcaagtaTGAATGGCAAGGTGGGAACTACTAATATGCCAAGTGCAAAATCTGTCTCAAACTGAACTGGGAATTctaacacaacacaacacactgGAAGTCCATAAGAAACAGGTGATACACAAGCATGACTTGGGAGCGTGGAcatgaggaaaaagaagaagtctTAGCCCTCTCTAGCATGGGGTCCATGGTGGGCTTGGGTGATAATATAACAAAGCAGAGAAATAGTAGCAAATAAGCCAGGGTCATTGTAGCTGTCTTTAAAAAAGGTTTACAGAAGATCtaggaagaattttttaatggaagtgctttttaaaagttcatgAAACTACTCACCACCCCCCATCACCCCATAACATCCACTTTGCATCCAGGCTGCCTCTGACCATGATGAACATGAAAACGCTGTGTAACCTACACAGCATCATTTAAGTTTGTTGTTAACTTTACTTAAAAGTAGTGGCAACAATCTGGTCATTTTCATTTCACTCACTTTGCCTTCACATTTCGCTCATTAAAGGGCAAaatctataaaggaaaaacaTGATCTTGAGATAAGGTAATAGTTCTTAAGCTCCgctgttcaggaaaaaaaatggtctTGAGATAAGGTAACAGTTCTTAAGCCTACCTGCTCATCAAAACCACCTGGGGAGCTTGTTAAATGTAGTGCTTCTTGTGTCCTGGACATACGATAAGGTCCAGGACAGGAGACTGATCTTGGACTACATAGGGGACAAATGTGGTCACCTTTACAACCATTGGGATCTCAAAAATAGAAGCCTGGCTATTAGCTCCTCTATAAAGTTCACCTAAATTAAACATTTAAGtgtaaaatgtttattgtttttcatcctttattttcattcattcattgttcaGGTAGGTTCAGGAGTTTTCAAGTAACTTTAATATGTCAATCTAATTCCAATGTACTCAATGTATTCAGTGACACGGCAAGAGATAATCACAAACTGGGTTCAAAGTTCCAGTAAAATTAATAAGTTCAGCTACTGTTGTGTCAACTCAGCTACAATCACTAATTTCTGCAGTTGCGAAAGTTCATTGCTGGTGCTCACTGGACTCCACGTGTTTCCTGTGAAAGTCATTCAGTCATCAGTTCTGTTATCATGGAACTGAAAGGAGCCTTACAGTTTAACCAGCCCAAATTATAatatcattctacagatgaggaaaaataaagtaaGGAGGTCTAGAACCAGAACTCCCACTCCTGGTTCAGCACTGGAGAGGAAAGATGGACAAGATACTGCAGCATAAAACAAGGTAAACTCCTCGAGGGCAGGGCTGTGCTGCCAGCACTGAGAATGGTGCacagcacatagcaggtgctcaataaatattcaatgaATTAATGAGTGTCGGGGTAGCAGAGGGCCTAATAGTTGTGGGGCAAAGCTGGCCCACTGCTtgttttgataaataaaattgtactgGAACACAGGTACATCAATtagtttacatattgtctatggctgttttccCAATATAACAGCAGAGTAGTAACTACAGAGACCGTATAGCCcacagagcctaaaatatttactacctggccctTAATAGAAAAAACTGGCAAGCTGCTAGAGTCCAAGGGTGCATTGTTGGAGGCCTACAGAGCATCTACACTCCACACACCTTGTTTGGGGTACCATTTAGAATTCCTCTTCTGAGCCATGCAGTTTTCTCTGTGATTAGCTGCACTGAAAACAGGTAGTCTAAGACTCTCTAAATAAAGTTATTCTTGAATATAAAATGGGTCATGGCCTTCTTGGCAACATCCTTTAACTAAATTAACTAGATAAGACCATACATAACAGATTAACTTCAAGGCACTACTATGCCCATTGTGCCCTGCTATTGTGAAAGATAGGCCCTTTCTTAGTAACATGAACATAATTTCGTTTCATTCTTTCTCTAAATTACTCACAGACTAGTTTTAAGTCCCTTCCTATAATGTTTATGTGAGAATAGGGCTCCCCAGTgtaaaagaaaattctgtcattacAAAGTAGGTTCTGTATTTTCGCCTGTCCAAATGAAACACCTCATCgccaaaataaaagaaacccataaacttagaaaatgaaagagaaagaggatcATCACCCTCTTATTCCTCATGCTTCAGGGCATTTCATTTCCAGGCCTTGGGAGTgtgattttaagtgttttaatcAACAAAACTACAGTATAAGTTTGAAAGTTCTCAATAGGATAGGTATAtacctcaaaaaattgaaaagagaaaCTAAAACAGATACTTCTACACCAgagttcatagcagtattattctcAACAGCCCAAtggtggaaacaactcaagtgcccatcaacagatgaatggataacaaaATGTGGTAGACAcatacaacggaatattattcagtcataaaacagaatgaaattctGGTAACAGGCTACAATAtagatgaaccctgaaaacattaagtgaaataagccagatacaaaaggacaaATTCTGTATGACTCCACTTATATTAAGTATCTAGAATAGGTAAATTCATAGAGAGAAGTAAAACAGAGGTTACTAGGTGTtctggaaggaagaaatgaagtgCTACTGATTAACAGGCACACTGGGATGacgaaaaagttctggaaatggatcgTAGTGATGTAAGTTGTGAATGTACTcaatgtcactgaattgtacacttaaaaattgttaaaacagTAAATcttatgttgtgtatattttacaataaaaaataaaaatcataaaattccgTCCCTCCAAAACAGGGTAAAAATCATAATTCTGCCCCCCGCCCCCAAAAATAGGGTAAGTATGGCCCCATTAATACTCAACTACGTATCTCAGCAATTCCAAAAGTGCAGGACGATGCGAATAAAGGACACTACCAAGGAATTTAAGTTATGAGAAACTAAATTACAATTTGATTTTCTTAGCGATAACCTGTAACCAGATACGATTAACAAGTAATAATAGTGAATGCTACGTGGACAGCAATTTCTTTGTACCATAAAAATGTGGTCTTTAGTATAAATCGAATAAGAATACAAATACTTTCCCGTACGTCCCTTGACTCTCCAATTAAACAGTACACTCCTACGGCCAGGGGCCGTGTCTCCTACTCCGTGTCTCCTCTCGAGGTCTACCAACCAGGAGCACCGAGTTGACAAGTGCTGGACAAAGTTTTATAACCTGCAGGTGCCAGTTTCCCGTCACCCAGTCTACCCAGCAGGTAGTCACGAACTTGCAGACCCCAGGAGTCATCTGCCCCACGTCTCCAGGCCCCAGCCTGAACCCACTGTCTGTGGCTGACCTGGGAGTCCCGCCAAGGATTAAGCACTTCGGAGGCATCCCCAGCAGTGCCCTGGCGGAAAAACTCGGCCTCTACCCTGGCTGACGTCCGAGGCCTCAGCCCCAGAAGCCAGGCTCACCTAGCCTCGCCTCGTCTAGCCCCTGCCCGTTCCCCGACCGGCCCTCACTTGTGCGTTTGCTGGTACAGGGGCTCCATGTCGCCGGCCCGGCAGGCCACGGCTCCGGCTCTGGCTTCCTCGGAACACGTCCTCACAGCCCCACTTCCGGTTTCCGGCTTCCGGTCGCAggaccctccctcccctgccgGCCAGGGCTGCCCGCACGCGCGCCTTACTAGCAGTGGTTGCGAGAtcggagaaggggaaggagaaatgaGGCCGGCGACGGAAGGATAAGTGTAGTCACAGGCTCGGCTTCACGTGAAGGGCAAGGCGGTGTACATGTTCGCTGAAGGCTAGCCTCAGGATTCAGTCAGGCGTTAGGAAGGACAATCGCGGGATACTAACGAGAGGTCCTCAGAGCAAAGTTGAAGGCGAGCCGCGATCATCTGCTGTTCTCTGCCGCAGAGAGGACGGGAGGTTCTTGCTTGGCTTCTCTTTAAACCATTTAATCGGGGGTCTGGAGATTTCGCTCTTCACTGTTTTTCCTGGCGCAAGCTTTTCCTGTTTCGCATTTGTCTACTCACTCTCCCGCCTATCTACCCCCCATTCCTATTTATCCATCCAGTAAACCTACATTGAATGAGTGGTTATTATGTGTCATGTGTAAAGTAGGGAAAACCGGGTTCCTCCTGCCCTCAAAGAGGTTCTGGTCTGGGAAAGGAAATAAGATATGTGTActctcaaaagacaaaattacaagaaatgtagttatagattttttttcttttattattttttattattatactttaagttctagggtacatgtgcacaacgtgcagggttgttacatatgtatacatgtgccatgttggtgtgctgcacccattaactcgtcatttacattaggtatatctcctaatgctatcccttccccctctccccaccccacaacaggccccgaagtgtgatgtcccccttcctgtgtccaagtgttctcattgttcagttcccacctatgagtgagaacatgtaatgtttgtttttttgtccttgcgatagtttgctgagaatgatggtttccagcttcatccatgtccctacaaaggacatgaactcatcattttttatggctgcatagtattccatggtgtatatatgccacattttcttaatccagtctatcattgttggacatttgggttggttccaggtctttgctattgtgaatagtgctgcaataaacatacgtgtaaatgtgtctttatagcagcatgatttataatcctttgggtatatacccagtaatgggatggctgggtcaaatggtatttctagttctagatccctgagaaatctccacactgtcttccacaatggttgaaccagtttacagtcccaccaacagtgtaaaagtgttcttatttcttcacatcctctccagcagctgttgtttcctgactttttaatgatcgccattctaactggtgtgagatggtatctcattgtggttttgatttgc is a window encoding:
- the GOSR2 gene encoding Golgi SNAP receptor complex member 2 isoform X5 translates to MEPLYQQTHKQVHEIQSCMGRLETADKQSVHIVENEIQASIDQIFSRLERLEILSSKEPPNKRQNAKLRVDQLKYDVQHLQTALRNFQHRRHAREQQERQREELLSRTFTTNGTQKKILDIANMLGLSNTVMRLIEKRAFQDKYFMIETRSDHVAQNGLELLSSRDPPASAS
- the GOSR2 gene encoding Golgi SNAP receptor complex member 2 isoform X1, with translation MEPLYQQTHKQVHEIQSCMGRLETADKQSVHIVENEIQASIDQIFSRLERLEILSSKEPPNKRQNAKLRVDQLKYDVQHLQTALRNFQHRRHAREQQERQREELLSRTFTTNDSDTTIPMDESLQFNSSLQKVHNGMDDLILDGHNILDGLRTQRLTLKGTQKKILDIANMLGLSNTVMRLIEKRAFQDKYFMIETRSDHVAQNGLELLSSRDPPASAS
- the GOSR2 gene encoding Golgi SNAP receptor complex member 2 isoform X7: MEPLYQQTHKQVHEIQSCMGRLETADKQSVHIVENEIQASIDQIFSRLERLEILSSKEPPNKRQNAKLRVDQLKYDVQHLQTALRNFQHRRHAREQQERQREELLSRTFTTNGTQKKILDIANMLGLSNTVMRLIEKRAFQDKYFMIGGMLLTCVVMFLVVQYLT
- the GOSR2 gene encoding Golgi SNAP receptor complex member 2 isoform X11 — its product is MEPLYQQTHKQVHEIQSCMGRLETADKQSVHIENEIQASIDQIFSRLERLEILSSKEPPNKRQNAKLRVDQLKYDVQHLQTALRNFQHRRHAREQQERQREELLSRTFTTNGTQKKILDIANMLGLSNTVMRLIEKRAFQDKYFMIGTQGSCQTAHFGGRSAGSS
- the GOSR2 gene encoding Golgi SNAP receptor complex member 2 isoform X6 codes for the protein MEPLYQQTHKQVHEIQSCMGRLETADKQSVHIENEIQASIDQIFSRLERLEILSSKEPPNKRQNAKLRVDQLKYDVQHLQTALRNFQHRRHAREQQERQREELLSRTFTTNGTQKKILDIANMLGLSNTVMRLIEKRAFQDKYFMIETRSDHVAQNGLELLSSRDPPASAS
- the GOSR2 gene encoding Golgi SNAP receptor complex member 2 isoform X2; the protein is MEPLYQQTHKQVHEIQSCMGRLETADKQSVHIENEIQASIDQIFSRLERLEILSSKEPPNKRQNAKLRVDQLKYDVQHLQTALRNFQHRRHAREQQERQREELLSRTFTTNDSDTTIPMDESLQFNSSLQKVHNGMDDLILDGHNILDGLRTQRLTLKGTQKKILDIANMLGLSNTVMRLIEKRAFQDKYFMIETRSDHVAQNGLELLSSRDPPASAS
- the GOSR2 gene encoding Golgi SNAP receptor complex member 2 isoform X4, producing MEPLYQQTHKQVHEIQSCMGRLETADKQSVHIENEIQASIDQIFSRLERLEILSSKEPPNKRQNAKLRVDQLKYDVQHLQTALRNFQHRRHAREQQERQREELLSRTFTTNDSDTTIPMDESLQFNSSLQKVHNGMDDLILDGHNILDGLRTQRLTLKGTQKKILDIANMLGLSNTVMRLIEKRAFQDKYFMIGGMLLTCVVMFLVVQYLT
- the GOSR2 gene encoding Golgi SNAP receptor complex member 2 isoform X10; amino-acid sequence: MEPLYQQTHKQVHEIQSCMGRLETADKQSVHIVENEIQASIDQIFSRLERLEILSSKEPPNKRQNAKLRVDQLKYDVQHLQTALRNFQHRRHAREQQERQREELLSRTFTTNDSDTTIPMDESLQFNSSLQKVHNGMDDLILDGHNILDGLRTQRLTLKGTQKKILDIANMLGLSNTVMRLIEKRAFQDKYFMIGTQGSCQTAHFGGRSAGSS
- the GOSR2 gene encoding Golgi SNAP receptor complex member 2 isoform X3: MEPLYQQTHKQVHEIQSCMGRLETADKQSVHIVENEIQASIDQIFSRLERLEILSSKEPPNKRQNAKLRVDQLKYDVQHLQTALRNFQHRRHAREQQERQREELLSRTFTTNDSDTTIPMDESLQFNSSLQKVHNGMDDLILDGHNILDGLRTQRLTLKGTQKKILDIANMLGLSNTVMRLIEKRAFQDKYFMIGGMLLTCVVMFLVVQYLT
- the GOSR2 gene encoding Golgi SNAP receptor complex member 2 isoform X8 — protein: MEPLYQQTHKQVHEIQSCMGRLETADKQSVHIENEIQASIDQIFSRLERLEILSSKEPPNKRQNAKLRVDQLKYDVQHLQTALRNFQHRRHAREQQERQREELLSRTFTTNGTQKKILDIANMLGLSNTVMRLIEKRAFQDKYFMIGGMLLTCVVMFLVVQYLT